In Panacibacter microcysteis, the genomic stretch CGGTAAGTGTGTTAATCAAAATAAATGTCAGCAGTATCTTTTTGATCATAAAACGTAATTAACAAAATAACCTTCCCGAAGTTCAGTTGCAGGAAGGTTATTTCACGGTAAACCCAGTATGTTTTACCTGTTTACAAAGTTGATAGAATCTTCAATTTCACCGCAACCAAGCATACTGGTTTTATATTTTGGATGTTTGTTACCAAGATATGGATTTACAATATCGCGTTTGTTGGCAAGCCAGTATGCAGTTTCATCTTCATTGAATGCCATCGGGCATTTATCATAATAGATCACCTGCTGGTCATACTTTACCGTACGCAACAAATTGTACAGGTTATCACTAAGCGTATAAAACGATTTACGTTTTTCCCCAATCGTTTGCTCGCCTGCCACACCCTGTGCTTCTGCTATTACAGAACCAATAAAGCTGCGGGCAGTTTCTATGATTGTTGTATCAGCTTTCAATTCCTGCACCGGCACTTTTGCGGCAAGATCTGCCAGTTGTGTTGCCGCTGATGAAGCTTTTGTTGTATCCCAGTCAACCAACGCATCTTTCAGTTCAAAATAACTGTTCAGCATATCATTGAATGGTTTATTAAACCTTTCGCTGTTGCTGCCCTGGGCAAGGGGTTGCTGTTTTTCCGGTGCCGGTTGCGATGATTCATCCTTATTAAAAAAAATAAAGTAAACGGCTCCAATCGCCACTGCAAGACCAAGAAATATCAAACCTTTTTTCATCTCAGAAATTTGCGGCAAAAATATCATATATATCCATGCGTGCACAAATTTTATATGGAAGGTGTATGAGCCGGGCAGCATCTTTCATGGCATCGTCCCTTGCG encodes the following:
- a CDS encoding DUF3347 domain-containing protein, with the translated sequence MKKGLIFLGLAVAIGAVYFIFFNKDESSQPAPEKQQPLAQGSNSERFNKPFNDMLNSYFELKDALVDWDTTKASSAATQLADLAAKVPVQELKADTTIIETARSFIGSVIAEAQGVAGEQTIGEKRKSFYTLSDNLYNLLRTVKYDQQVIYYDKCPMAFNEDETAYWLANKRDIVNPYLGNKHPKYKTSMLGCGEIEDSINFVNR